The proteins below are encoded in one region of bacterium:
- a CDS encoding ORF6N domain-containing protein, whose protein sequence is MFIRSEKVILDADLAAFYGVPTKRLNEQVKRNRGRFPADFMFELTGIEKDEVVANCDHLSRLKYSKALPYAFTEHGAIMAASVLNSQRAVEMSVFVVRAFVKLRQAVLQHAELGRRLEELEHRLGSHDQQIVALVEAIRRLMSPAAVPRRRRIGFGGGEP, encoded by the coding sequence TTGTTCATTCGTAGTGAGAAGGTCATTCTCGATGCGGACCTTGCTGCATTCTATGGAGTGCCGACGAAGCGGCTGAACGAGCAGGTGAAGCGCAACAGGGGACGGTTTCCTGCGGACTTCATGTTCGAACTGACTGGTATCGAAAAAGACGAGGTGGTCGCAAATTGCGACCACCTGTCTAGATTGAAGTACTCCAAGGCTTTACCGTACGCGTTCACAGAACATGGCGCCATCATGGCGGCGAGCGTGCTCAACTCGCAACGAGCGGTCGAAATGAGCGTGTTCGTGGTGAGAGCATTCGTCAAGCTTCGGCAAGCGGTTCTTCAGCACGCAGAACTAGGCCGGCGCCTGGAGGAGCTGGAACACCGGCTCGGCTCGCACGATCAACAGATTGTGGCTCTGGTGGAGGCAATTCGGCGCCTGATGAGTCCTGCGGCCGTGCCCAGGCGGCGACGGATCGGTTTCGGGGGTGGCGAGCCCTGA
- a CDS encoding FAD:protein FMN transferase — MTVVVLRRGDLLVGTFTAMGGPCEVLFENCNEASARRLCDLAAAEVLRIERKFSRYRDDSAVGAINAAGGAPVRIDDETARLLDLAAQCHALSGGRFDVTSGILRRVWKFDGSDRLPSRGRVKALLPLIGWEKVAWHNPVITLPAGMEIDLGGLGKEYAADRAADLLAAAAPAAALVNLGGDLRATGPRSDGAAWRVGVEDPGREDHAERILEMKTGGLATSGDARRYLLRGGVRYGHLLNPRTGWPVRDAPRAVTVAAPTCTEAGVLATLAMLHGRDAEAFLDGQGVTWWCHR; from the coding sequence GTGACCGTCGTCGTGCTGCGCCGCGGCGACCTGCTGGTCGGGACCTTCACGGCCATGGGCGGCCCCTGCGAGGTCTTGTTCGAGAACTGCAACGAGGCGTCGGCCCGGCGCCTCTGCGACCTCGCTGCCGCCGAAGTCCTGCGCATCGAGCGCAAGTTCAGCCGCTACCGCGACGACAGCGCTGTCGGGGCGATCAACGCTGCCGGCGGCGCCCCCGTCCGCATCGACGACGAGACCGCGCGGCTGCTCGACCTCGCCGCACAGTGCCACGCCCTCAGCGGCGGCCGCTTCGACGTCACTTCGGGCATCCTACGACGCGTCTGGAAGTTCGACGGGAGCGACCGCCTGCCCTCGCGCGGGCGGGTCAAGGCGCTGCTGCCGCTGATCGGCTGGGAGAAGGTCGCCTGGCACAACCCGGTGATCACGCTGCCGGCGGGCATGGAGATCGACCTCGGCGGCCTGGGCAAGGAGTACGCGGCCGACCGTGCGGCCGACCTGCTGGCCGCGGCGGCGCCGGCCGCCGCGCTCGTGAACCTGGGCGGCGACCTGCGCGCCACCGGCCCCCGCAGCGACGGCGCGGCCTGGCGGGTGGGGGTCGAAGACCCCGGCCGCGAGGACCACGCCGAACGCATCCTGGAGATGAAGACCGGAGGGCTGGCCACCAGCGGCGACGCGCGGCGCTACCTGCTGCGCGGCGGCGTCCGCTACGGCCACCTGCTGAACCCGCGCACGGGCTGGCCGGTGCGCGACGCCCCGCGCGCGGTGACCGTGGCGGCCCCGACCTGCACCGAGGCCGGCGTGCTGGCCACCCTGGCGATGCTGCACGGCCGCGACGCCGAGGCCTTTCTGGACGGCCAGGGCGTCACCTGGTGGTGTCATCGCTGA